Proteins encoded within one genomic window of Streptomyces profundus:
- a CDS encoding response regulator, whose translation MGAERDGAGAEPIRVFLLDDHEVVRRGVHDLLDAEPDLLVVGEAASAGEAIVRGPALRPDVAILDVRLNDGDGISVCRELRSLIPGLACLMLTSFDDDDALLDAIMAGAAGYVLKQIRGSDLITAVRTVASGQSMLDPATTARLMSTLRTEAPGETPSEQAVARLTAREREVLALVGEGLTNRQIGARLHLSEKTVKNHISRLLGKLGVERRVQAALLAKEAGSGQGSPRP comes from the coding sequence ATGGGTGCGGAACGGGACGGCGCGGGGGCGGAGCCGATCAGGGTCTTCCTGCTGGACGACCACGAGGTGGTGCGGCGCGGGGTGCACGATCTGCTGGACGCCGAGCCGGATCTGCTGGTCGTCGGCGAGGCCGCCAGCGCCGGCGAGGCGATCGTGCGGGGGCCGGCGCTCCGGCCCGACGTGGCCATCCTCGACGTCCGGCTGAACGACGGCGACGGCATCTCCGTCTGCCGTGAACTCCGTTCGCTGATACCGGGGTTGGCCTGTCTGATGCTGACGTCGTTCGATGACGACGACGCGCTGCTGGACGCCATCATGGCGGGCGCGGCCGGCTATGTGCTCAAGCAGATCAGGGGCTCGGACCTGATCACGGCGGTGCGGACGGTGGCCTCGGGGCAGTCCATGCTGGACCCGGCCACCACCGCCCGGCTGATGAGCACCCTGCGGACGGAGGCCCCCGGCGAGACGCCGAGCGAGCAGGCGGTGGCCAGGCTCACCGCGCGGGAGCGGGAGGTGCTGGCGCTGGTCGGCGAGGGGCTGACGAATCGTCAGATCGGCGCCCGGCTCCATCTGTCGGAGAAGACGGTCAAGAACCACATCTCCCGGCTCCTCGGAAAGCTTGGTGTGGAGCGCCGAGTGCAGGCGGCTCTCCTCGCCAAGGAGGCCGGCTCGGGCCAGGGCTCCCCCCGCCCCTGA
- a CDS encoding GAF domain-containing protein: MVADGDEQRLPGLRLDALLEELQMRIDAMRGTRDRVHGLLEAVLAVGRELDLPQVLRRVVEAATVLVDAEYGALGVIGEDERLSEFLTVGVDGERAAAIGPLPSGHGILGELIRHPAPLRLSDLAAHPASHGFPPNHPRMRSFLGVPIRVREEVFGNLYLTEKRGGQDFDAEDESVLATLAVAAGVAIENARLYEESRNRQRWLEANAEVVRSLLSGAEEHEVLELLVRHARRILDADLGALCAPGAEGEGTAVSVADGPGAEAVRARTPPELAAVVRRAMAEGGPVTSADIGAGGEGPSAGLGPALAVPMRAGEHAWGALLLARDRRRPAFGEDAPEPLLAFAGQAALAMELAERRRAAEQMAILEDRDRIARDLHDLAIQRLFATGMTLQSAVRFVEHPQASERLMRAVDDLDETIRIIRSTIFGLRTHETGPGARGLRARLVRTVEETVPSLGFRPALRMEGLIDTDVPPEVAEHAVPVLREALSNVARHAGAGAGEVAVVVKDRALTLTVRDNGVGPRESGHLGGLRNLAERAERLGGAMTVGRADGGGTRLEWRVPLPVG, encoded by the coding sequence ATGGTGGCGGACGGCGACGAACAGCGGTTGCCAGGACTGCGCTTGGACGCGCTGCTTGAGGAACTCCAGATGCGCATCGACGCGATGCGCGGCACCAGGGACCGGGTGCACGGCCTGCTGGAGGCGGTCCTCGCGGTCGGCCGGGAGCTGGATCTGCCACAGGTCCTGCGGCGCGTCGTCGAGGCGGCGACGGTGCTGGTCGACGCCGAGTACGGGGCGCTGGGCGTGATCGGCGAGGACGAGCGCCTGAGCGAGTTCCTCACCGTCGGGGTCGACGGCGAACGGGCCGCCGCCATCGGCCCGTTGCCGTCCGGGCACGGCATCCTGGGCGAGCTCATCCGGCATCCGGCGCCGTTGCGGCTCTCCGACCTCGCCGCCCACCCGGCCTCCCACGGCTTCCCGCCGAACCACCCCAGGATGCGGTCCTTCCTCGGCGTCCCGATCCGGGTGCGCGAGGAGGTGTTCGGCAACCTCTACCTGACCGAGAAGCGCGGCGGGCAGGACTTCGACGCCGAGGACGAGTCGGTGCTGGCGACCCTGGCGGTCGCCGCCGGGGTGGCGATCGAGAACGCGCGGCTCTACGAGGAGTCGCGCAACCGCCAGCGCTGGTTGGAGGCCAACGCCGAGGTCGTGCGGAGCCTGCTCTCCGGCGCCGAGGAACACGAGGTCCTGGAACTGCTGGTGCGCCACGCCCGGCGGATACTCGACGCCGACCTCGGGGCGCTCTGCGCGCCGGGCGCCGAAGGCGAGGGCACCGCCGTCAGCGTCGCCGACGGACCCGGCGCCGAGGCGGTGCGCGCGAGGACGCCGCCCGAGCTGGCCGCCGTGGTCCGGCGGGCCATGGCCGAGGGCGGTCCGGTCACCAGCGCGGACATCGGCGCGGGCGGGGAGGGGCCGTCCGCCGGGCTCGGCCCGGCGCTCGCCGTCCCGATGCGCGCCGGTGAACACGCCTGGGGCGCGCTGCTGTTGGCGCGCGACCGGCGGCGCCCCGCGTTCGGTGAGGACGCCCCCGAGCCGCTGCTGGCCTTCGCCGGACAGGCCGCGCTCGCCATGGAGCTGGCCGAACGCCGCCGCGCCGCCGAACAGATGGCGATCCTGGAGGACCGCGACCGGATCGCCCGCGACCTCCACGACCTCGCCATCCAGCGGCTCTTCGCGACCGGGATGACCCTCCAGAGCGCGGTGCGGTTCGTCGAGCACCCGCAGGCGTCCGAGCGGCTGATGCGGGCCGTCGACGATCTGGACGAGACCATCAGGATCATCCGCTCCACCATCTTCGGTCTGCGCACCCACGAAACCGGTCCCGGCGCCAGGGGGTTGCGCGCGCGGCTGGTGCGGACGGTGGAGGAGACGGTGCCCTCGCTGGGCTTCCGGCCCGCGCTGCGGATGGAGGGGCTGATCGACACCGATGTCCCGCCCGAGGTGGCCGAGCACGCCGTGCCGGTGCTGCGCGAGGCGCTCTCCAACGTCGCGCGGCACGCGGGCGCCGGCGCCGGCGAGGTGGCGGTGGTCGTCAAGGACCGCGCCCTGACGCTGACGGTGCGGGACAACGGCGTGGGGCCGCGCGAGTCCGGACACCTCGGCGGACTGCGCAACCTCGCCGAGCGGGCCGAACGGCTCGGCGGCGCGATGACCGTGGGCCGCGCTGACGGCGGCGGCACCCGCCTGGAGTGGCGGGTGCCGCTGCCGGTCGGCTGA
- a CDS encoding HEAT repeat domain-containing protein: MRRRGGAASGTGAASADGGGVANSGVLHIETLVVHLAEQPGAVAPAESRDALAAYALRVREAYGRLDLEVLTPLSDQGEQQPIELREVFVPPGAREGVPPVALPRELVRRLTERGECGEAAGAQGADEERAERPVEPVLDVLADAGRERLVLLGDPGAGKSTLGRYLTLWLTQGASDEVPAALRERLPLLVELRRCAEPRWRDATFEEFLDHLHGTEGLSVPPRVLRASLSGGRAVVVFDGLDELFDPELRQRTAHRIAAFASRHPGVRTVVTSRIVGYRPGVFAAAGFTHHTLQDLTEEQIAAFARRWYATACPGDRELAGILVRRVTDAVAHSRAVRELAGNPLLLTVLAIVGRRGTLPRDRQGVYEHAVTVLLAHWDRDTKHLAPAGRPEIREVLELLEARDLGDLLRQLARRMQDGAGGIAGNHLHADELRSVIRDFLAEYELPPVRAEAAARAMVDQLRSRNFILSHYGGDIYGFVHRTFLEYLAASDLAHRYQEGREWSRAELITEVLGPRVTEPAWREVLLLVAGQLGPADAAAFVDHLLATFRSSEDEEQLAFAVRTLAEIRRIGTPALVRRSEAVIDTLTGWLTHRPWAATLLVTAQPAVATFGDYWAGRPRFLRWFHLHGQFLDGGGLFGSTPGSFATAFYRAPGTPAVLAVHAPGPDVRAAALRASGRQRAEPDDALRELILDRVANDPHPGPRRTALAMLVEAWPDEARTPLAEHVVDDPDPGVRRSALRALTERWPAGTRALLARRAAEDPHPLVRRSALTLLDEWATDLDRRTVEDRLALEPDPGARRVLLGIMARRWPDETRGVLAEHAVHDPDPGLRRGTLRTLAERWPGETREILLGRAVDDPDPGARRTALTLLAEGWPTETRGLLAERVVADPHPMPRQTALQLLVWRWSDEVRDVLADRALHDPDPQVRGSALALLAARWSTEVRRLVAGRLVDDPGPLVRGVALQLLATHGSAEIRETLRDRALRDDDPPLRAAALELLARRWPEEARRLVADRAVGDPDPATRATALWVLAWHWPDRAAGLVRDRSVAEPEPAARLAAFRMWAVAEPDGAPTVADRLRADPAPEVRAGIAWTAAFGWYADTTVRAALGAVATDDADPEVRAAATAALATARALAAHADHG, from the coding sequence ATGAGGAGAAGGGGCGGCGCCGCCTCGGGGACGGGAGCGGCCAGCGCCGACGGCGGCGGCGTCGCCAACTCGGGGGTGCTGCACATCGAGACGCTGGTGGTGCACCTCGCCGAGCAGCCGGGGGCGGTGGCGCCGGCCGAGTCGCGCGACGCCCTGGCCGCCTACGCCCTGCGGGTGCGGGAGGCATACGGGCGGCTGGACCTTGAGGTGCTGACGCCGCTGTCGGACCAGGGTGAGCAGCAGCCGATCGAGCTGCGGGAGGTGTTCGTCCCGCCGGGCGCGCGCGAGGGCGTGCCGCCGGTGGCCCTGCCGCGTGAGCTGGTGCGGCGGCTGACCGAACGCGGCGAGTGCGGCGAGGCGGCGGGCGCCCAGGGGGCGGACGAGGAACGGGCGGAGCGCCCGGTGGAGCCGGTGCTCGATGTGCTGGCGGACGCGGGGCGGGAGCGGCTGGTGCTGCTGGGCGACCCGGGCGCGGGCAAGTCGACGCTGGGCCGGTATCTGACCCTGTGGCTGACCCAGGGCGCGAGCGACGAGGTGCCGGCGGCGCTGCGGGAGCGGCTGCCGCTCCTGGTCGAGCTGCGGCGCTGCGCCGAACCCCGCTGGCGGGACGCCACGTTCGAGGAGTTCCTGGATCACCTGCACGGCACCGAGGGGCTTTCGGTGCCGCCTCGGGTGCTCAGGGCCTCGCTCTCCGGCGGCCGGGCGGTGGTGGTCTTCGACGGTCTCGACGAGCTGTTCGACCCGGAGCTGCGGCAGCGGACGGCGCACCGGATCGCCGCCTTCGCGTCCCGCCATCCGGGGGTGCGGACGGTGGTGACCTCGCGGATCGTCGGCTATCGGCCCGGGGTGTTCGCGGCGGCCGGCTTCACCCACCACACGCTCCAGGACCTCACCGAGGAGCAGATCGCGGCGTTCGCCCGCCGCTGGTACGCCACGGCCTGCCCGGGGGACCGCGAGCTGGCCGGCATCCTGGTGCGGCGGGTCACCGACGCGGTGGCGCACTCCCGGGCGGTGCGCGAACTGGCCGGCAACCCCCTGCTGTTGACGGTCCTGGCGATCGTCGGCCGCCGAGGGACCCTGCCGCGCGACCGGCAGGGCGTCTACGAGCACGCGGTGACGGTGCTGTTGGCGCACTGGGACCGGGACACCAAGCATCTGGCGCCCGCCGGGCGGCCCGAGATCCGCGAGGTCCTCGAACTCCTCGAAGCGCGGGACCTGGGGGATCTGCTGCGGCAGCTGGCCCGCCGGATGCAGGACGGCGCGGGCGGCATCGCGGGCAACCACCTGCACGCCGACGAACTGCGGTCCGTCATCCGCGACTTCCTCGCCGAGTACGAGCTGCCGCCGGTCCGCGCCGAGGCGGCGGCCCGCGCCATGGTGGACCAGCTGCGGAGCCGGAACTTCATCCTCAGCCACTACGGCGGCGACATCTACGGCTTCGTGCACCGCACGTTCCTTGAGTATCTGGCGGCCTCCGACCTCGCGCACCGCTACCAGGAGGGCCGGGAGTGGAGCCGGGCGGAGCTGATCACCGAGGTCCTCGGGCCCCGGGTCACCGAACCCGCCTGGCGCGAGGTGCTGCTGCTGGTCGCCGGCCAGCTCGGCCCGGCGGACGCCGCCGCGTTCGTCGACCATCTGCTGGCGACCTTCCGCTCCTCCGAGGACGAGGAGCAACTCGCCTTCGCCGTCCGGACGTTGGCCGAGATCCGCCGGATCGGCACGCCGGCGCTCGTCCGGCGCAGCGAGGCCGTGATCGACACGCTCACCGGCTGGCTCACCCATCGCCCCTGGGCCGCCACCCTGCTGGTCACGGCCCAGCCGGCCGTGGCCACCTTCGGCGACTACTGGGCCGGCCGCCCGAGGTTCCTGCGCTGGTTCCATCTGCACGGGCAGTTCCTCGACGGGGGCGGGCTCTTCGGGTCCACGCCGGGTTCCTTCGCCACCGCCTTCTACCGCGCCCCCGGCACCCCCGCCGTCCTGGCGGTGCACGCCCCGGGGCCCGACGTCCGGGCGGCGGCGCTGCGGGCGTCCGGACGACAGCGCGCCGAGCCGGACGACGCGCTCCGTGAGCTGATCCTCGACCGGGTGGCCAACGACCCGCACCCCGGCCCGCGCCGGACCGCGTTGGCGATGCTCGTCGAGGCATGGCCCGACGAGGCGCGCACCCCGCTGGCCGAGCATGTCGTCGACGATCCCGACCCGGGCGTGCGGCGCTCCGCGCTGCGCGCGCTCACCGAGCGCTGGCCGGCCGGGACACGGGCGCTGCTGGCTCGACGGGCCGCCGAAGACCCCCACCCCCTGGTGCGCCGGAGCGCGTTGACGCTGCTGGACGAGTGGGCGACGGATCTCGACCGCCGGACGGTCGAGGACCGCCTCGCCCTGGAACCCGACCCGGGTGCACGCCGGGTGCTGCTGGGCATCATGGCCCGGCGGTGGCCGGACGAGACGCGTGGGGTGCTCGCCGAGCACGCGGTCCACGACCCCGATCCCGGCCTGCGCCGGGGCACGCTGCGGACGCTGGCCGAACGCTGGCCGGGGGAGACGCGGGAGATCCTGCTCGGCCGCGCCGTCGACGATCCCGATCCCGGCGCGCGCCGGACCGCGTTGACGCTGCTCGCGGAGGGGTGGCCGACCGAGACGCGGGGCCTGCTGGCGGAGCGGGTCGTGGCCGACCCCCACCCGATGCCACGGCAGACCGCGCTTCAGCTGCTGGTGTGGCGGTGGTCGGACGAGGTGCGCGACGTGCTGGCGGACCGGGCGCTCCACGACCCCGATCCCCAGGTGCGCGGGTCCGCGCTGGCCCTGCTGGCGGCGCGCTGGTCGACGGAGGTGCGGCGGCTGGTGGCCGGGCGCCTCGTCGACGATCCGGGCCCCCTGGTGCGGGGGGTCGCGCTCCAACTGCTGGCGACCCACGGCTCGGCGGAGATCCGGGAGACGCTGCGGGACCGGGCGCTGCGCGACGACGACCCGCCGCTTCGCGCGGCGGCGCTCGAACTCCTGGCGCGGCGCTGGCCGGAGGAGGCGCGGCGGCTGGTGGCGGACCGGGCCGTCGGCGACCCGGACCCCGCGACGCGCGCCACGGCGCTGTGGGTGCTGGCGTGGCACTGGCCGGATCGGGCGGCCGGCCTGGTCCGCGACCGCTCCGTCGCCGAGCCGGAGCCGGCCGCCCGGCTCGCCGCGTTCCGCATGTGGGCGGTGGCCGAGCCGGACGGCGCCCCCACCGTGGCGGACCGGCTGCGCGCCGATCCGGCGCCCGAGGTGCGGGCCGGAATCGCCTGGACGGCCGCCTTCGGCTGGTACGCGGACACCACGGTGCGCGCCGCCCTCGGCGCGGTGGCCACCGACGACGCGGACCCGGAGGTCCGCGCGGCGGCCACCGCCGCGCTCGCCACGGCGAGGGCTCTGGCGGCCCACGCCGACCACGGCTGA
- a CDS encoding AAA family ATPase yields MTWQPFYVGDGTPRDVDLGEPPPWRRFPRQSLHREFQPPPGLVEAVNAALALRRPLLLTGAPGSGKSTVIEQVAQELKLGRTLRWHITSRSTLTDALYHYDALGRIHAQRLEGGRGADAGADDIAPFVRLGPLGTALLPGERPRALLVDEIDKSDLDLPSDLLDVLERGEFEIPELARYREDVVHVREAAENTLAALEKGRVRCTVFPFLVLTSNGERDFPAAFLRRCVRYTMPQPTVATLHRVVAAHLRVDEAQAGAVDTLVTAFVERLEAGESLAVDQLLNAVHVLTAQEAPAEDDARSVLELILRGLTHA; encoded by the coding sequence ATGACCTGGCAACCGTTCTATGTCGGCGACGGCACCCCCCGGGACGTGGATCTCGGCGAGCCACCGCCGTGGCGCCGCTTCCCCAGGCAGTCCCTGCACCGGGAGTTCCAGCCGCCGCCCGGGTTGGTCGAGGCGGTCAACGCCGCGCTGGCGCTGCGCCGCCCCCTGCTGCTGACCGGCGCCCCAGGTTCGGGCAAGTCGACGGTGATCGAGCAGGTGGCACAGGAGTTGAAACTGGGCAGGACACTGCGCTGGCACATCACCTCCCGCAGCACCCTCACGGACGCGCTCTACCACTACGACGCGCTCGGACGCATCCACGCCCAGCGTCTGGAGGGCGGCCGAGGCGCCGACGCCGGCGCCGATGACATCGCCCCCTTCGTGCGCCTCGGCCCCCTCGGTACCGCGCTGCTGCCGGGGGAACGCCCTCGGGCCCTGCTCGTCGACGAGATCGACAAGAGCGATCTCGACCTCCCCAGCGACCTGCTCGACGTGCTGGAGCGCGGCGAGTTCGAGATCCCCGAACTCGCCCGCTACCGGGAGGACGTCGTCCATGTCCGCGAGGCCGCGGAGAACACCCTCGCCGCGCTGGAAAAGGGCCGGGTGCGGTGCACCGTCTTCCCGTTCCTCGTGCTGACCAGCAACGGCGAACGCGACTTCCCCGCCGCGTTCCTGCGGCGCTGCGTCCGCTACACCATGCCGCAGCCCACCGTCGCCACGCTGCACCGGGTCGTCGCCGCCCACCTTCGGGTCGACGAGGCCCAGGCCGGCGCCGTGGACACCCTGGTGACCGCCTTCGTCGAACGACTTGAGGCGGGCGAGAGCCTGGCCGTCGACCAACTCCTCAACGCCGTACATGTGTTGACCGCGCAGGAGGCACCGGCCGAGGACGACGCGCGAAGCGTGCTGGAGCTGATCCTCCGTGGGCTCACCCATGCCTGA
- a CDS encoding flavin reductase family protein codes for MTAGERLGEDCLTAEQYKSVFRQHPAGVAVIATTHQGRPVGFTATSVISVSADPPLLAFSLAATSSSAPAITTADTLTISLLTGTQDHIAARFATTGIDRFATNDWTTLPTGEPIIDNAHAWIRARILERTPVGGSYLISLLALTANAQPETTPLVFHDRTYHRLGPHTAI; via the coding sequence ATGACGGCGGGCGAGCGCCTCGGCGAGGACTGCCTGACCGCCGAGCAGTACAAGTCCGTGTTCCGTCAACACCCGGCGGGTGTCGCCGTGATAGCCACGACGCACCAGGGCCGGCCCGTCGGCTTCACCGCCACCTCCGTCATCTCCGTCTCCGCCGACCCCCCGCTCCTCGCCTTCTCCCTGGCCGCCACCTCATCCAGCGCACCCGCCATCACCACCGCCGACACCCTCACCATCAGCCTCCTCACCGGCACCCAGGACCACATCGCCGCCCGCTTCGCCACCACCGGCATCGACCGCTTCGCCACCAACGACTGGACCACCCTCCCCACCGGCGAACCCATCATCGACAACGCCCACGCCTGGATACGCGCCCGCATCCTCGAACGCACCCCCGTCGGCGGCAGCTACCTCATCTCCCTCCTCGCCCTCACCGCCAACGCCCAACCCGAAACCACCCCCCTCGTCTTCCACGACCGCACCTACCACCGCCTCGGCCCCCACACCGCCATCTGA
- a CDS encoding alpha/beta hydrolase has translation MKPRLVFVHGVGGPRVPEAELRAWSEALTEGARVAGHSRRAARLLGTGGVDARFAYYGDLFTEPHAQGAPADLPAADPLAELLLEVVDTRLAEAHTVTPHEARVLRRARGQLLPEGEPQGAGSVGRRALNAGNSLLALPGLRRFGGWASARMMVSQLDQVRRYLDRAEADADVPSLDLRIRARVRRELDAEGPTVVVAHSLGTVVAVEALLEHAGVVPLLVTLGSPIGMRTAVRSRMRPQPPRVPATVGRWLNFWDRDDIIVGRPRIEDAVAANAASVRPETRRVDSDGLWVHPAATYLATPGVAGPVIEALEAAG, from the coding sequence ATGAAGCCGCGGCTGGTCTTTGTGCACGGCGTGGGCGGGCCGAGGGTTCCCGAGGCGGAGCTGAGGGCCTGGAGCGAGGCGCTGACGGAGGGCGCCCGGGTCGCCGGGCACTCCCGACGGGCCGCCCGACTCCTCGGCACCGGCGGCGTCGACGCCCGCTTCGCCTACTACGGCGATCTGTTCACCGAACCGCACGCCCAGGGGGCCCCCGCCGACCTGCCGGCCGCCGACCCCCTGGCCGAGCTCCTGCTGGAGGTGGTCGACACCCGGCTCGCCGAGGCCCACACCGTCACCCCGCACGAGGCGAGGGTGCTGCGGCGCGCCAGAGGCCAGTTGCTCCCCGAGGGGGAGCCGCAGGGCGCCGGCAGCGTCGGCCGGCGGGCTCTCAACGCCGGCAACTCCCTGCTGGCGTTACCCGGCCTGCGCCGGTTCGGCGGCTGGGCCAGCGCCAGGATGATGGTCAGCCAACTCGACCAGGTGCGTCGCTATCTCGACCGCGCGGAGGCCGACGCCGACGTCCCGAGCCTGGACCTGCGGATTCGCGCGCGCGTCCGGAGGGAGCTCGACGCCGAGGGGCCCACCGTCGTCGTGGCGCACTCCCTCGGGACGGTGGTCGCCGTCGAGGCGCTCCTCGAACACGCGGGTGTCGTACCGCTGTTGGTGACCCTGGGCTCCCCGATCGGGATGCGCACCGCCGTGCGCTCCCGGATGCGCCCGCAGCCACCCCGGGTCCCCGCCACCGTCGGACGCTGGCTGAACTTCTGGGACCGGGACGACATCATCGTCGGCCGGCCCCGGATCGAGGACGCCGTCGCCGCCAACGCCGCCTCGGTGCGCCCCGAGACCAGGCGCGTCGACTCCGACGGCCTCTGGGTGCACCCGGCCGCCACCTATCTGGCGACGCCCGGTGTCGCCGGTCCCGTCATCGAGGCCCTTGAGGCGGCCGGATGA